One Brassica napus cultivar Da-Ae chromosome C4, Da-Ae, whole genome shotgun sequence genomic region harbors:
- the LOC106393332 gene encoding serine/threonine-protein kinase ZRK1-like, translating to MDATDHDHIHSYVKYMQKRGEPVELWGDSDNMRLGQMKMFLDLALRCCEKRTEDRPKMITVAKEIKLIEQGVIDGRSYVIKRFTKKTGVEGEETTYNDFVLSLRFPLPVLVFEDLEYRALNIRGSVGPEDGPVLPWNVRLKIAKEVATAITYLQTAFPRIIVHRNIKPTNVFLDMNGTAKLTAFSLAVTLPEGKTWIKDTVAGTYGYGDPIYFKTGVLTEYSDVFSFGILMLILLLGRPLCSDGSDGNFYNNILDYVKDLRERGEPVEFWRGSNDMSPGQMKMFLELALRCCEERNEDKPKMILVAKLIKLIEQASL from the exons ATGGATGCAACAGATCATGATCATATTCATAGTTATGTGAAGTATATGCAAAAGAGAGGAGAACCTGTTGAATTATGGGGTGATTCGGACAACATGAGGCTTGGTCAGATGAAAATGTTTCTCGACCTGGCACTGAGATGTTGCGAGAAGAGGACTGAAGACAGGCCAAAGATGATCACGGTGGCAAAAGAGATTAAGCTAATAGAACAA GGCGTCATCGATGGCAGATCTTACGTGATCAAGAGATTTACAAAGAAGACAGGGGTCGAAGGAGAAGAGACAACTTACAACGATTTTGTGTTATCTCTTCGG TTTCCTCTTCCGGTGCTGGTATTTGAAGACCTAGAATATAGAGCTTTGAACATTCGAGGAAGTGTTGGTCCCGAGGACGGGCCGGTGTTGCCTTGGAATGTACGTTTGAAGATTGCCAAGGAGGTTGCAACTGCTATAACTTATCTTCAGACTGCTTTCCCTAGAATCATTGTCCACAGAAATATCAAACCGACGAATGTTTTCTTGGATATGAATGGGACTGCTAAGCTCACTGCTTTCTCGCTTGCTGTGACACTCCCTGAGGGTAAGACGTGGATTAAAGATACAGTGGCTGGAACTTACGGATACGGAGATCCTATTTATTTCAAGACGGGCGTACTAACAGAATATTCAGATGTGTTCAGTTTTGGAATCCTTATGTTGATTCTTCTGCTGGGAAGACCATTATGTTCCGACGGATCAGATGGaaacttttataataatattcttGATTATGTGAAGGATCTGCGAGAGAGAGGAGAACCTGTTGAATTCTGGCGGGGTTCTAACGACATGAGTCCTGGTCAGATGAAAATGTTTCTCGAGCTGGCACTCAGATGCTGTGAAGAGAGGAATGAAGACAAGCCAAAGATGATCTTGGTTGCAAAACTGATTAAGCTTATAGAACAAGCATCACTCTGA